The sequence TCAAAGCTGTGAAAGCAACAATCTCTAAAATAATCGAATACTGACGCAGATGTACAACTTCAATCGAAGCAAAATACCGTACTTCATATACATCCCAGAACCTGTTAAAGAAGACTCCAACTAACTTTTGTATTATGaccgaacaattttaacaaatccaaCAAGAGACCACAATAGGCCAGACATTCGCCTGATTGATAAATCTCAAACGACTGGTTATATATATTAAGTGATATTGCTGTTCCTCTGAACAAAAACATGCACAAAACATACgcagaaaaaatatacaaatattctgACTTAGGGATTGATGTCAAGCGCCAGTGGAAGCTGAGGAAGGTGTACATACTACCAAATATCATCTCAGCCCTCGGACTCGTGGAAACTCTTCAACTACCACAATCtttaattttcgacatgcagaaagcagttttattcaattcttgtcatatagtccgaaactttttacagtaaacgtttttcctgtttgtaaaattgttaactatttattttatataatatttatatacgtatatttaattgtaatattttgtacctgttataaattattggcgTGCAGCTAAGCtgtaataataatagttttcAAGTTGATGCATTTTGTACGGATTTTTCCAAGATCTTCGATAAAGTCTGCCACTCATCCTTAATCTCTAACTAATAAGTTTTGGGTTTCACTCTACTTTCCTCAAATAAATAAAGTCGTACCTTTTCAATCGTGGATGTGTAGTTGTTGTCGATTATATGTCTTATTATCCTTTTATAGACTCTTCCGGTGTCACTCAGAGCATTATTTCGGGCCCTTTGTTCTTTGTAAATTTCCTTTTAATAACATATCTGAATGTTTGAATTTGAGTTTCCTTTATATGCAGACGACTTAAAAATTCTTACAACTGTACATAACCTGTCTGATTCATATGATTTTCAATCAGACCTCAACAACGTCGTGGTATCGTTAACGTTCTCGATGCGCAacaaactagccctgtctagtgaacagttTATTACCCCACctcttacgtcacaggagcaactcctCGCAGCAatcttgctccaaatacttctcctcagggctggtaTCGAATCCAACCCTCGGCCAGAGGTGTTCTATTGCTGCGTATGCCATGAATGGCTCCATCCGAattccacctcggttaggtccAATAAgtgtggagccaccttaagacctgttcaggcttTAAGActcacagggagtggtccacacggtatgtgacctcgtgttgctcccgccagcaggcaTTTGATGCCTTAACGACTACTACTCCCCTGATAGGCCGGTACTGTAAACAACCGCCACAACCCATACCTCCACGGTAAGGAGCGTATCGGAGCAACAAAACTCCCCGGACATAGCTTATCTCTTTCCCTCccgctccaaccccagtgcggggacaaaccagcagctcttggtcccccacacagtctgttccgtgtgtcagaccggcATACCTCGGAACCTGACATCAGTCAAATGCAACTTTTACAATGGCTGGTGCCCCTTTCGGAGATTTTACGTCcggcgcaccacccgtgagtggacaactgactACGTTGAACcatgctgcagagctctgcacccgcaaccgccccaCGTGGCGCGGCCacccaccaccatcaggccgcaacaactaCAGCGCGGAATGCACAGCAGGTCGAACGTAGGCAACCACACGCGTCCCTCACTCCGCGTGTTACAACAGCCTTAGATAGATCGACGAGATAGTTGGCTTTATGAGCAGacacagtattaaaatagctgcggtttaggaaaccaagctgcacgctaggtcctatctgatcaccagggatggatTAACGTGCACTAACATGATCCCGAGCGAGACAATTGTGatggcctagcgttcatagtacaccacacagtgcagtatcgtctcattgatgaaggcatcgaccgcagggacagcaccttaaaatgtcaaggtatagctgtccagtcaggcgatgccgagctcgaactatttaatattatatatacataccctCTGTCACCTGCTGCTCGGCAGGATAtaaccctgatataggtgcgctcatcagaggtgaaaaccgagtggttgtaggtgacttaaatgcgcatcacgatctttggcattgaagcctgccaaatgatcgtaggggacaactactggcagagcagataaacgaatcgacattcagcactgtgaacgacgacgtCCCCACCAGAGAAACGGGTagttgcagcagctcgcctgacgtaacaatagctagcgctggtctgataaatagcataacctggcgacatATGCTATCGCTCCCATCAGACCATTTGCCCACTATCTTCTCGATTCTCGAAGACCTGCCAACTTCGTTTCCAcgaatcaccggtcctattttaacttcaaaaaagctaattgggccggcttcgcggaattcacagaagacaccttcgccgctcttcccaacCCCTCCGATGTGCGCGTAAGCGAACGCGCATTTCGTTAAGTCATCCCCGCTGGAAGGTTCAAGGACATTCGTCCTTATTTCCCAGCCGAGGCAGCCAGcttggcaaacgagcgtgaccacctacgccaggtcgATCACGGAGATctccgcataagggatctcaatttggacaTCCGGCAACAGGTAGAACAACATAAGTGgaccaaatgggttgagcaTCTGAAAACCTGCAATTTCTCCACTcgtgtgagtaagctctggtccaccgtaaggtccctgtcgaacccgacgaagcacaacgacaaggtggcgcGATCTATTTTAGCCGACTTTTcacactgcatcctccggcccaCAGAACCAAGCGTCGTGCCACCAGACGGCCGTCTGCCTGAAATCGCCTGCCAACAATAACATCAAGCTACCAAAGATGTTGTTAGTTCGCCGAAGATCCTTCAGTGTGAAGTTAGGTGATTGAAGTGATTTCTTATGTGCTATTGTGCACTCATCCCAAACACTGAGCTTGCATTGGATCAACAATTTTCCCATTGCACTGGATCGAGAAATATTGCATGTTGGAGTATCAATTCTGTTTAAATTGAGTGGCAACATCAGGGCAGAATGTGCAGTACGACCGCTATCTAGAAGAGTCTCCGCGATTGCAGATGATGTTAACGCCAAAGTATGCCACATCTTGATCGAATAGTGTCCAAAATCAATGGAATGACAAAAGTTTCCCCTGTTCCTCCAGGTGCGTCCATCAAGAATAGACCACCAGTATTATTGTCCATGTTCGTACGTCGTCCTCTAGGCATTTTGGAATATGGACAGATTGGTGAATTTAACCTCAAATGCACGTTCCGCATAATTTACACTGTTCAACTTACCATCTTGAGGACAAATGCCTGCTGTTGATGTTGAATAAAAACTTGCACAATACGCGTGATTGATTTGATGGTTTCCAATTGAATTGTTAGGAAACGAATAACTTTAACCTCAATTTCGCAGTGAACACAATACCGGTTTTAAGTTAGCGCTTGAAAGAGCGTACGCATAATAAATGTCACATGAAATTAACTGGAAAAACAGTGGAAATCTGTTCGCGCGTTCTGGAGTTATAGCGCCAGGAAGGAAAACCCgactttattaatatattatagatatataacaccctttttgggtgtttgaccgagctcctcctcctatttgtggtgtttgtcttgatgttgttccacaaatggagggtctacagtttcaaaccgactccgaacggcatatatgttttgtgaggagcttttttatggcagaaatacactatggacattgcctgccggggggcggccggtattagaaaaaaacgttttcttaattttggtgtttcgccgagattcgaacgtacaacctctctgaattccgaatggtagtcacggcgGCCGCCTAACATAATATATGCATactaacaaaagcaaaaataatggaactTCTTTCTGCAAATTTGTTCTCACcgtattcattgtaaaatttgccacagaatttatggcaagactaagtatataaAGATATACACATTAACAGTAGTCTCAATTTTAAATCtaaaattataacaatttattacagttctttgcttttcattattttttattttgcatttgtcTTGATTTTATAGGCTCAATAACAAATATGCTGTCTTCAATGAACCATTTCGGCAAATTAAGTGATAAATTATTTCTACACTTCACATAAttcgtattaatttttaaaataaatgttttgtagCATAAGTGTGGCATTTAACCAtaactaattttatatttaaagtaattttcgtttaatttgaTTGAAAATACAATCCTATGaaccacaagaaaaaattacatataaaattCTAAGTCCATTCGTCTATCAGTCAATCTGTATACCTTGTAATTCTGTTGTAACTTCATTTTTTGTCGAAAAGTTAAGATTAGTCAAGATTAtatgaaatacaaattttgaacgCCTTATTCATCAAAGTGTAATTTTAGTCATCCACAATAGaacaaacaaatttcgaaatatAATCATATTCATCCCTACCAGATGGTCTTGGCTGACTTTGTGTTTGACGCCATGCAGGGGCAGCCACAACGCTATTATTTCCGACAACACTATTTGATGTTGCATTTGAACTGCTATTTCCGCTACTAATATTACTATTTCCACTTTTACCACCGTTCGAACTGCAAGCACCAGAACTGGGTTGACTTTGATTATTTCCACTGTTGCCATTGCCTCCAGTGCTGCCATTATTCATCGCATTACTTCCGCATCCATTACCGCCCGAGCCGCTCACCACCGAATGGTTAGCCATGCTGCAGTTACCATTGCCACCACTCACACCACCAACATTATTGCAGGGGCCTCCATTATTATTACCACTGTTAGAAGATAGAGAACCATTTCCTCCTGCAACACTCCCACCACTATTCGACGTAGGGTTGCTCGAATTACCGCCATTTCCCGTTAAACCAGACCCGGAAACACTGTTAGACGTCTGAGGCAAATGCtgtaaaatactttgaacttCATTTTCACTCGGTGACTCTGCACAAATTGTAGTGCTACCGAGAACACAGTTATTCAATGTCATTTGGGCTTTGTTTGCTTCCTCACGTGTTGCATATTTACATAAGGCAATTCCTTGATttaaatataagtgaaaattaGCAAGTGGGCCATGCTGCATACATAAGGTACGTAATGTTGAGCCATCAATCTTGAAAAGAAGTTAAAATAAgatgaaataacaaaaataaataaggacTAAGTACCTGTGCGGTTAAATTTTTGAGTAGTAACCATGTAGAATTCCACCCTGAATTCGACGTAGTCCAACCAGAATTGTTATTGGGAACTCCACGGCCACCAGTAACGATCCATCCATTTGAACTGCCAGCAACTACGGAGGAGGAATTTGTAACGGATTGTACGCCAGTTCCTGATACGCCTGCTCCTTTGCCTGAACCCAAACCGGGTGGTGGACCCCGCGATGTCTTGTTCATTGAACTGGCCCATAATTCCGAGGGGGTGCATTGTTGCGGACTATCGGACCAACTATATTTAAttagtacatatatgcatgtataaaaAGTATCAGAGTACTATATATCCAAGacataaaaagtatatttagaaTCCATCCAAGTTTATAAACTCCAAAACACGCATTatggcaaaatttaaaatgagtaaatttaagttataaataaaatattggtattTGAAGAATAAGATTTGTTTGATTCAAATTCCGCTAAACTTTTTTcgtttgcgtaaaatttttaacgTAGTCATttatatattgaaattttatctCGCAAGTATAGCACATGCTATAACGTACCACTAGGTTTTTGATTTTCGGCAAAtactaatgttttattttaaacttttgaaaCCAGAGATTCTCGCTACCTTTGAAAGTTTTGATTGCTTGATGATGGATTAAAGCTCCATGTCGATGAGGATAAGCTTAATGGTGTTAAATCAGTCGGTGAACTTTTGCTAGGGTTCGCAAAAATATCAGCTTCTTTTGGCGTCGAATTAATAGACAATGGAGATCTAGCTACACTGCCAGGAGTTATACTAGGATCGTCTTCTATACTCTTAATCTGCGAGCCCTTAAAGATGTTGTAGAATGTATTTGTGAAAACGACTATTAACTATCGTCTAAAAATTAAACTACCTTCCACGGTTTTCCTGGTTCAAACTCCTGAACTAAATCAGTGTACGTCGCAGCAGGCGTAGGTTGTGCAACGGACCAGTCTTTATTCTCAGTTTCTGTAGATGAGTCTGGCCAACCGTCGCCAATACTTCGCCCAGTCGACCAAGTGCTAGGAAGTAATACGTTTTATAATAACTTTGAAATTGTACTCTACCACAAACTGTTTAATTATTACATCCAAAACGTTCTACGTAtagagaaaattatttaaaattgaaatgcatACCCATCATTTTGTAGACCTAGGGGGCCCATAGTATTCCCAGAAGCGTTTAAGTTTTGTTTGGATGCTCCCGGTGCCCGAGAAAAATCTGCACTTTCAGACGTTATATCCTTTTCCGGAAGTTTCCACTGATTTATAAGTTTTGACTGCGAATTTGGACCAGTTGGATAGCCACTATgctgaaattttgtaaaacaaataaaaaaggggtCAGATTTCTCATAAGCATTAGCTCAAGTTACCTTAGCCAAGTTCATTTCTGAAAAGTTGCTCTGTAAAGCATTTATGGCATCATGCTGCCCTCTAATATATTCTAGGTTCGAACTGTTGACATGTGCTGCAGAATGCTGCGCATTTTGCGGCATAGACTGCTGCTTCTGTTTCAGTATGAACGCCTGTTGTgcgtttatttgattttgtaaattttggatTTGCTGTTTATATTTGGCAATAGCATAACTTATTTGTGAATTATTGGCATTGTTGCCACCACGTGTCAAAGACTGCTGTGCCGCTTGAAGGTGCTGAAAATAGTTCACATTTAAAAGTAGCCACAaacgaaatcaaataaaaacattaatctTACTTTAATATTTGTTAATAATTGATATAAAAGTACAAGCATTGAGGATGGCAAAGGCTCTGATAAAATTTGGCTGGATAGGTAACCACTATGAACAGCTAACTGAATTTGCTGTACAAGAACGCGTAACTGTTGAGTGGATGGCTGGCTGGTACTATTTGAAGCTGCATTCACAGCCGCAGTAACATTAGCAACTCCCTGTCCGAAAGCCACAGCAGGATTCATGGTCTGCGGTCCACTTGCAACATTGTGTGGTGCTGAATTTAGATACTTTTGCACTGGAAGTGGCTGTATCGAATTGAGCGCTGCTAGATTTGAATTATTGCCGCTGGCACTAACAGTGTTACCGCTCATATTGTTTAAGAtattctaaaaaacaaataaaaaattaaaaatgttgatcaatctgtaattttaaaatagaaattacCGGAGGGAATGGCATAGTGGGCTGAGTGGCCGTTGGTGGATAGCGTCCTGGGAAGCTACCACCAGGATTAGGATGATCAGCATATGAGCCAAGGGGGTCTTCGTGTCTTCTCCAATCCATTGACATTGTGGCATTAGCCCGGAGTAAATCCGCGGCTTCTTCGATGTTCATATTGGCGCTAATTAGAGCTCGTTCCACATCCTCCTTTTTAAAGCCATTTTCCACAAGTACACGATATTGTTTACTCTGTTTGATCACATCTGTATTCAAGTTAGTAATGTTAACATTAACGCCTCCTAttttttgttgagtttttcCTACAATGCCGCCGTGAGCACTCCAGTCTGATGACAGATCGGCACCATCATTACCTCCACCCGTACCCCATCCCGTCGCACCACCtgccattttattttgatttttgttccaAGATGCAGATGGATCATTCCAAGAGTTAGTGCCACCAACGCTGACACCCAATTGTGCTATACCTGCACTAGTTTTATCATCCATCCAATTAACACCAGAGTTCGGGCCCATATTGTGGTTTGCTTCATCACCCCATGATGCCGCATTACGGGCATTCACATTTGGATTGCCTGCATGTACCCACATGGTATTATCAGGTTTATGCTGATTGACAGCAATACCAGGTCCTACACCAGAACCCAGCCGTCCTGGAGGACCAACACTGCTTATGGAATTGTTCGTATTACCACCAACGACTGGTGCATTTAGTACCCCTTGGTTGTTTCCCAATCCATTTCCGGATCCGCTACCAAGGCCAGCTACCGTATTTGGCGTATTCTGGTTACCTACTGTATTTCGCGTTAAATGTCTATTCATTGGATCGGAAATATCTTTCCAATGAGAACCACTAGGTACTCGAGACTGCTGTCCCCATAAAGATGTTCCGTCGTCATAGTTGGGTATATTACGTCGCTGCGGTGGAGGCGATGGTTCCTCCCACCCAGTGACTTTACCTGTCATTGAAGAAATATCTTTTGGTCCAACAATCGCTGAAGATGCGCCCCAATGGGCATTAACACTACCACTTACACCGCCCGCATTGACCCCACCTGCCCCTAAACCAGCTACACCTCCACCGGTAACTACAGCACCAGTAGACACACCGGAGCCTACGCTAACCCCGGGTCCCACTATTTTATTTAGTGCGGGTATTTGATTATGTGCTATAGAATGGTGTTGTCCCCACATTTCCGACGTGCCATTCAAACGCCCCGAAATTCCTCGAGGATCACCACGTATGGGGTCACGAGGATCTAACATGCGTAACTCCCGAGGCTCAGCAGCTGTACCTCGCATTTGATCACGTGGGTCAACTCCACGCATAGCTATTGCACCGCTCACAGCCCCACTACTCATTTCACGTGAATCACTCCAATTATTACCAGCAGAATTATTGGCTGCCGCCGCATTTACACTACCAGGCACATTTACGCCAGGGCCACCGGCAGAACCACCTTAAATACAAGTCACATTACCTTagtatttaataatttgttgttgATATACCAACCTACGACAGACACACTGCCTACGTTTACAGATGGCGTTCCTGTAGCGTTAGCAGCTGCACCGACGCCGACACCTACAGAGCTTTGACCCCATTGCGGCCCATTTCCAGGACCATTGGCACCTACACCCGTCGAACTAACTCCAGTTACACCCACAACACCTGCAGTTGATGGATTATTTGATGAACCAGTCCAAACGCTGCTACTGTCCGCACCGTCATCGTCTTCTCCCCATGTTCCACCTAAATTCGACGATGGTGTATGACCCCATGGTGTCTTTTGAACTGGTTGAGTTGGTGGCTGACCACCGTTGCGTAAATTTAATTCCCATAGGTCAGTACCATTATTTATAGTAGGTTTCCACATCGTTGGTCCACCAGATGGATCTTTGCTTGTTGGCTCAGGTGAACTAGGCACTTCCCAATTCGTGTCCTGATTAACGTGCTGGCAACCCCAACCATCCTGAGAAAAAAGCGCCTCTCGCATTGTGTTCAATTGTTCTAATTGATTTTTAGCAGCTGCTGCAGAAGTACCACCACCAACTAATCCAACACTGCCCGTGCTAATGCcaccattattattattcgaaTTCGGACCACTTGTGCCAGAGTTACAGCTGCTACTGTTATTTGTCTTAGTATTATTAGTGCTactgttattgttattactgGTCCCACCGTTATTACTGTTGCTTTGTCCAGGCTAAAAACAtatgccaaaaattaaaaaaaattacagaaaatatttatatgcaattCTAATACAAATGCTTGTcggctttatttcatttttaattcgtatatattaaaaaagtatgatTTCAATTTCCCATTATCTAGTTTCAACTCTTCCGCGGTAACTCTTCAAGCAACAATAGGCTTCCTCTTTTCGACAAGCGTTAGCAAGTAGCGAATAACTGTAGCAACAGGTATAACTAACTTTTCTGGTAGCCCagcataaatttacatttatttgtaaaatagtgagttataccagttttttgAGTATAACCACACTCGCTACCAGCAAatttacatgcaaatttttcttcaaatgagCCTGGCAGAGAAGTGACGAATAGAAGAGGCAAAAAAAGTCCTCCTTCTCACAACAGTCGGTTCCTATTCCCCAACCAAATGCACAGTAAAACTTGCAatcacaacaacagcagcaaccaaCATCATTCTCTCACTCCCAAATCGACCACTATCCAAAAGATCCCTGAGCAAGATTTCTCACAATCAACTTTACAGGTCGATACGAAATACAGATCTTTGCGGTGCATGgaactattaaaaattaaaatattatatcctATAAATATCCACTCAGGCGATGCCAAAGTCGAATTTtctgatgtacatatgtaccacCTGTCACCTTTTGCCATGATATTAGAGAGGTACCAAAGAGTTCATATCCTGCAAAACAATACAGTACCGCCGGCCAATCAAAAGGATGCAATTTTCCCGATATCTCTAATCTCCCTAATAATGAAGAACCTGTTACTTTCGTTATTCATCTGAGGGCAGAAACACAGAAGCACGATTTACGTACAGTGAAATGTTTCTGAGTGTTATATATTTaactagctgacccggcgaactttgttccgccctagaggcaataaaaaagcagatttttgattttattaagttaatttttttattaatcaagtatttcaatgaaactttaaTAGACTGCACTCTTCAGCTAAGTaccttgtgatacacgacattttttgttttattatcagctgcaagaacaaacaacgcagatggttttccgacccacgaacatgccacatataattgaccatgtgagaaacattgattttctagattcagaccacaaactttcgaggattggccttgtgatttgttaatggtcatggcgaatgcaagacggatcggaaattgaagtattttaaactcaaacggaagatcggttaggatcatcgggatcctcggaatgagaacttcttatccttcgaattttcctttgagtatcgtcgcgtaaatcacattgttcatcaatttatttaccaccaaacgcgtaccgttgcaaaattttggtgtacttatgtttcgaagcatgattactacggagccaacttttaggcgtaaattgtgcgacggtaagccaggcacatccaaggagtttaaaaattcaatgtaTTGTTCCAATGATaccattttgaattatgtagtttagGTCATCTGCAGGTTTATTCTtagccgctaaaattgctcgctcactcaaccatttattatttttgtagttattaatgatgtttgggagtactttattgataagttcgtctttcgatgagaaaatgttacagaaattctgaggaaCTGATATCAATCCActcgattcgtcgacaggtactcgaccattaccgatagtcagtaattgctcagagaaatcttcagtatcattaagtaatgcaactctcatgtttgttgtcagctgaagtttcttcacatagcACCATAGATTTgatgatttgaggcaagcgtttatttcgtcagcagccgttgatcttggaattactggcagtgtttggcggaaTAATGGCAATAtcactcttccactaaggcagcacaatccgggcgtttctccggaaaacttcaatgcgtcacaatactcgcaaacaacgttcattggcccaaTGCAGACGCTTAGATACAAGCAGTAATCAGTGCtgcaatcatatcgaaacgctgctcgattcaaatcagcacttgatAATTTTCTTCTAGTACATCGAAAATGATCTACTTGTTGAACTCTGTTATTTGCTCGTCGACTTCGCTTTGCCAACTgagccgtttcacgggctgtcTCGCTTTGCTCTTatgattgagaagcacgaagtcgagccatactaacgcggcgctcttcacgggcaattccttctgcttcttcagtcgtttcattcgcaatgtttcgtatccttcttgcattacggctttgtcgggaaaaattcgatcgtcttggtcgcggcattgataatgatgattcaaagagaatacaaatttctgtgattatatatttctgacaaaatttatattatcaaattttctacttaaccataaACCAAATaacgtttagctgtcatttgcgttttgttattccatatcagatgcgtttttgttataccacattttatagtgacttcacggaaacgcgttcgaatgggataaaaagtatcctatgtccgcctcctggttctaagctacttctccaccaattttcagccaaatcggttcagccgttctggagttataaatagtgtaactaacatgactttcttttatatatgtatataggttgacaaatttttaattcttaatttttagttaatcaaaaaattttagaataagaaaaaataccatacaatgcaataaacaataaacaaacaacagtggctcaataaagaactcggtcATACATAGCATGCAGCTTCAAATTCAATATTATTGTAAGAAATGCcagtcaaatatttttattttttatatttttctattgggtattcaattaggattttaaaaatagtacgACGGGATAAAACgtttcaaaaaaaacaatatccgtggaaaatttgaagaaatcgagACGACCAAAACTGTTTTCAGATGCAAATGAACGGTGGATACtgcaacaaattaagaaaaatccaaatttgagcGCTGCT comes from Anastrepha obliqua isolate idAnaObli1 chromosome 6, idAnaObli1_1.0, whole genome shotgun sequence and encodes:
- the LOC129249775 gene encoding protein Gawky isoform X2; the protein is MIQLNSDTRLNQIKCDSSNDIMQPGQSNSNNGGTSNNNNSSTNNTKTNNSSSCNSGTSGPNSNNNNGGISTGSVGLVGGGTSAAAAKNQLEQLNTMREALFSQDGWGCQHVNQDTNWEVPSSPEPTSKDPSGGPTMWKPTINNGTDLWELNLRNGGQPPTQPVQKTPWGHTPSSNLGGTWGEDDDGADSSSVWTGSSNNPSTAGVVGVTGVSSTGVGANGPGNGPQWGQSSVGVGVGAAANATGTPSVNVGSVSVVGGSAGGPGVNVPGSVNAAAANNSAGNNWSDSREMSSGAVSGAIAMRGVDPRDQMRGTAAEPRELRMLDPRDPIRGDPRGISGRLNGTSEMWGQHHSIAHNQIPALNKIVGPGVSVGSGVSTGAVVTGGGVAGLGAGGVNAGGVSGSVNAHWGASSAIVGPKDISSMTGKVTGWEEPSPPPQRRNIPNYDDGTSLWGQQSRVPSGSHWKDISDPMNRHLTRNTVGNQNTPNTVAGLGSGSGNGLGNNQGVLNAPVVGGNTNNSISSVGPPGRLGSGVGPGIAVNQHKPDNTMWVHAGNPNVNARNAASWGDEANHNMGPNSGVNWMDDKTSAGIAQLGVSVGGTNSWNDPSASWNKNQNKMAGGATGWGTGGGNDGADLSSDWSAHGGIVGKTQQKIGGVNVNITNLNTDVIKQSKQYRVLVENGFKKEDVERALISANMNIEEAADLLRANATMSMDWRRHEDPLGSYADHPNPGGSFPGRYPPTATQPTMPFPPNILNNMSGNTVSASGNNSNLAALNSIQPLPVQKYLNSAPHNVASGPQTMNPAVAFGQGVANVTAAVNAASNSTSQPSTQQLRVLVQQIQLAVHSGYLSSQILSEPLPSSMLVLLYQLLTNIKHLQAAQQSLTRGGNNANNSQISYAIAKYKQQIQNLQNQINAQQAFILKQKQQSMPQNAQHSAAHVNSSNLEYIRGQHDAINALQSNFSEMNLAKHSGYPTGPNSQSKLINQWKLPEKDITSESADFSRAPGASKQNLNASGNTMGPLGLQNDGTWSTGRSIGDGWPDSSTETENKDWSVAQPTPAATYTDLVQEFEPGKPWKIKSIEDDPSITPGSVARSPLSINSTPKEADIFANPSKSSPTDLTPLSLSSSTWSFNPSSSNQNFQSWSDSPQQCTPSELWASSMNKTSRGPPPGLGSGKGAGVSGTGVQSVTNSSSVVAGSSNGWIVTGGRGVPNNNSGWTTSNSGWNSTWLLLKNLTAQIDGSTLRTLCMQHGPLANFHLYLNQGIALCKYATREEANKAQMTLNNCVLGSTTICAESPSENEVQSILQHLPQTSNSVSGSGLTGNGGNSSNPTSNSGGSVAGGNGSLSSNSGNNNGGPCNNVGGVSGGNGNCSMANHSVVSGSGGNGCGSNAMNNGSTGGNGNSGNNQSQPSSGACSSNGGKSGNSNISSGNSSSNATSNSVVGNNSVVAAPAWRQTQSQPRPSGRDEYDYISKFVCSIVDD
- the LOC129249775 gene encoding protein Gawky isoform X3 translates to MIQLNSDTRLNQIKCDSSNDIMQPGQSNSNNGGTSNNNNSSTNNTKTNNSSSCNSGTSGPNSNNNNGGISTGSVGLVGGGTSAAAAKNQLEQLNTMREALFSQDGWGCQHVNQDTNWEVPSSPEPTSKDPSGGPTMWKPTINNGTDLWELNLRNGGQPPTQPVQKTPWGHTPSSNLGGTWGEDDDGADSSSVWTGSSNNPSTAGVVGVTGVSSTGVGANGPGNGPQWGQSSVGVGVGAAANATGTPSVNVGSVSVVGGSAGGPGVNVPGSVNAAAANNSAGNNWSDSREMSSGAVSGAIAMRGVDPRDQMRGTAAEPRELRMLDPRDPIRGDPRGISGRLNGTSEMWGQHHSIAHNQIPALNKIVGPGVSVGSGVSTGAVVTGGGVAGLGAGGVNAGGVSGSVNAHWGASSAIVGPKDISSMTGKVTGWEEPSPPPQRRNIPNYDDGTSLWGQQSRVPSGSHWKDISDPMNRHLTRNTVGNQNTPNTVAGLGSGSGNGLGNNQGVLNAPVVGGNTNNSISSVGPPGRLGSGVGPGIAVNQHKPDNTMWVHAGNPNVNARNAASWGDEANHNMGPNSGVNWMDDKTSAGIAQLGVSVGGTNSWNDPSASWNKNQNKMAGGATGWGTGGGNDGADLSSDWSAHGGIVGKTQQKIGGVNVNITNLNTDVIKQSKQYRVLVENGFKKEDVERALISANMNIEEAADLLRANATMSMDWRRHEDPLGSYADHPNPGGSFPGRYPPTATQPTMPFPPNILNNMSGNTVSASGNNSNLAALNSIQPLPVQKYLNSAPHNVASGPQTMNPAVAFGQGVANVTAAVNAASNSTSQPSTQQLRVLVQQIQLAVHSGYLSSQILSEPLPSSMLVLLYQLLTNIKHLQAAQQSLTRGGNNANNSQISYAIAKYKQQIQNLQNQINAQQAFILKQKQQSMPQNAQHSAAHVNSSNLEYIRGQHDAINALQSNFSEMNLAKHSGYPTGPNSQSKLINQWKLPEKDITSESADFSRAPGASKQNLNASGNTMGPLGLQNDGTWSTGRSIGDGWPDSSTETENKDWSVAQPTPAATYTDLVQEFEPGKPWKGSQIKSIEDDPSITPGSVARSPLSINSTPKEADIFANPSKSSPTDLTPLSLSSSTWSFNPSSSNQNFQSPQQCTPSELWASSMNKTSRGPPPGLGSGKGAGVSGTGVQSVTNSSSVVAGSSNGWIVTGGRGVPNNNSGWTTSNSGWNSTWLLLKNLTAQIDGSTLRTLCMQHGPLANFHLYLNQGIALCKYATREEANKAQMTLNNCVLGSTTICAESPSENEVQSILQHLPQTSNSVSGSGLTGNGGNSSNPTSNSGGSVAGGNGSLSSNSGNNNGGPCNNVGGVSGGNGNCSMANHSVVSGSGGNGCGSNAMNNGSTGGNGNSGNNQSQPSSGACSSNGGKSGNSNISSGNSSSNATSNSVVGNNSVVAAPAWRQTQSQPRPSGRDEYDYISKFVCSIVDD